Proteins encoded by one window of Bactrocera oleae isolate idBacOlea1 chromosome 4, idBacOlea1, whole genome shotgun sequence:
- the Mtpbeta gene encoding trifunctional enzyme subunit beta, mitochondrial, whose amino-acid sequence MQSLLLTSLRHGKCVSNSFTLGLTASSSKISCYRNLSTSNTLYNENAKSFKKGFEQNIVLVDGVRTPFLQSFTDYSKLMPHELARYSLINLLDKTNINKEIIDYIVYGTVIQEVKTSNVAREAALCAGFSDKTPAHTVTMACISSNVAITTGIGLLATNTYDVIVAGGVEFMSDVPIRHSRKMRSLLLRANKAKTPLQKLSLLATLRPNFFVPELPAVAEFSSGETMGHSADRLAAAFKVSRKEQDDYALRSHTLAKEAQDKGYFTDVVPVKVPGSTNFVERDNGIRVSTPEKLAKLNPAFIKPYGTITAANASFLTDGASACVLMKEETAKKLGLKPKAYLRDFLYVSQDPRDQLLLSPAYAIPKLLKKTGLTLKDIDTWEIHEAFAGQILANLKALDSDWFCKNYIGLSEKFGTPDLSKWNSWGGSLSIGHPFAATGVRLCMHTANRLVREDGQLGVIAACAAGGQGVAMLLERYPGATAD is encoded by the exons atgcagTCGCTTTTGCTCACATCATTACGACATGGAAAATGTGTTTCCAATTCCTTTACATTAGGTTTGACAGCCTCATCGTCGAAGATTT CATGTTATCGCAACTTGTCGACATCAAATACATTGTATAATGAAAATGCCAAATCCTTTAAAAAGGGATTTGAACAAAACATAGTTTTGGTCGATGGCGTTCGTACTCCTTTCTTACAATCTTTTACCGACTACTCTAAATTGATGCCACACGAGTTAGCTCGTTATTCTTTGat CAATTTGCtagataaaacaaatattaataaggAAATTATTGATTACATCGTTTATGGCACAGTAATACAAGAAGTTAAAACTTCAAATGTTGCTCGTGAGGCAGCCTTGTGTGCTGGTTTCAGCGACAAAACGCCTGCGCATACAGTTACAATGGCGTGCATTAGCTCAAATGTG GCTATTACTACAGGTATTGGTCTACTAGCGACAAATACTTATGATGTGATTGTTGCTGGTGGTGTCGAATTTATGTCCGATGTACCCATTCGGCATTCGCGTAAAATGCGTAGCCTTTTATTAAGAGCTAATAAGGCAAAGACACCATTACAAAAATTGAGTTTACTTGCAACTTTGCGGCCGAATTTCTTCGTTCCAGAG CTACCTGCCGTTGCTGAGTTTTCTTCAGGTGAAACTATGGGACATTCTGCCGATCGTTTGGCTGCAGCTTTTAAGGTGTCGCGCAAGGAGCAAGACGACTACGCGTTGCGTTCACACACCTTAGCTAAAGAAGCTCAGGATAAAGGTTACTTCACTGACGTGGTTCCAGTTAAAG TGCCTGGCAGCACAAACTTTGTAGAAAGAGATAACGGTATACGAGTTTCCACACCAGAAAAATTAGCTAAACTTAATCCTGCATTTATTAAGCCATATGGCACCATTACAGCAGCAAACGCTTCGTTCTtg acgGATGGTGCATCTGCTTGTGTACTTATGAAAGAAGAGACTGCAAAGAAACTTGGCCTAAAACCCAAAGCGTATTTACGTGACTTCCTATATGTCTCACAAGATCCACGTGATCAATTACTTTTAAGTCCCGCTTATGCTAtaccaaaacttttaaaaaagacTGGTCTCACGCTTAAAGATATCGACACTTGGGAAATTCACGAGGCATTTGCTGGACAAATTTTGGCGAATCTAAAAGCTTTGGACTCCGATTGGTTCTGCAAGAACTATATTGGACTTAGTGAGAAATTTGGTACACCCGATTTGAGCAAATGGAACAGCTGGGGTGGTTCATTGTCAATTGGTCATCCATTTGCCGCAACCGGTGTCCGACTTTGCATGCACACGGCAAATCGTTTGGTACGTGAAGACGGGCAACTCGGTGTAATTGCGGCTTGTGCTGCGGGTGGTCAAGGTGTTGCAATGCTGCTGGAGAGATATCCTGGTGCTACTGCAGATTAA